From the Nitrospirota bacterium genome, one window contains:
- a CDS encoding NHL repeat-containing protein codes for MRGALIKIMMVMAAIMLLPADSFSAGAVKIMHVQSIYSDSKGAGLRHPEGVTCNEEALVIVADSENGRLLRYTYKDQSVKQDSEIKVPELSYPIVVRLNSKGDVFALDSRSRRIARLSNEGKFIGYLEPSGLPSPESFVPRSFDIDRNDNIYILDIFSRRVLVLNPEGTFQKLIPFPGSYGFFSDVSVDFKDNVLLLDGVNARIFTAAKNATVFSPLTESLKQFIRFPTSMATDNRGRIYLTDRNGSRIIAVGQDGSYLGQLSERGWKEGLLNYPSQICINDQGDFFIADTDNNRVQIFTILK; via the coding sequence ATGAGAGGGGCTTTAATCAAAATAATGATGGTAATGGCGGCAATCATGTTACTGCCGGCTGATTCTTTCAGCGCGGGGGCAGTAAAGATCATGCATGTCCAGTCGATCTATTCCGACAGCAAAGGCGCCGGGCTTAGGCACCCGGAGGGCGTTACGTGCAACGAAGAGGCGCTGGTAATCGTTGCCGACTCGGAAAACGGGAGACTGCTGCGGTATACCTACAAGGACCAGTCCGTAAAACAGGACTCTGAAATCAAAGTGCCTGAGTTGTCATACCCCATAGTGGTCAGGCTGAATTCCAAGGGAGATGTTTTTGCCCTTGACAGCAGGTCCCGCCGCATTGCGCGCCTGAGCAATGAAGGAAAATTTATAGGTTACCTCGAACCGTCAGGCCTGCCTTCGCCTGAATCATTTGTACCGAGAAGTTTTGACATAGACAGGAACGACAATATATATATTCTGGACATATTTTCCAGGCGGGTGCTTGTGTTAAACCCTGAGGGAACATTCCAGAAACTCATCCCTTTCCCCGGAAGTTACGGTTTCTTCTCGGACGTATCGGTTGATTTTAAAGACAATGTCTTATTGCTCGACGGCGTTAATGCCAGGATATTTACCGCTGCAAAAAATGCCACGGTCTTTTCTCCTCTGACTGAAAGCCTGAAACAATTTATAAGATTTCCCACCAGCATGGCCACTGATAACAGGGGGCGTATTTATCTGACAGACAGAAATGGAAGCCGCATCATAGCTGTCGGGCAGGACGGCTCTTACCTCGGGCAGCTTTCCGAGAGAGGCTGGAAAGAGGGCCTCCTGAATTACCCGTCCCAGATATGCATCAACGATCAGGGGGATTTTTTTATAGCGGACACGGACAACAACAGGGTCCAGATATTTACGATATTAAAATAG
- a CDS encoding response regulator — MVKKILIVDDQSAILYGMSKALNVSCAFKGEITIAETGKKAIDSINSNQYDICFLDLNLPDISGMEIMERIRMTSPKTKVVVMTAEYLDDDVMKKIAGNASLFIPKPIELDIVKAFVNHELSDEDFHHAEENDGTDFNNEKRKFPRSQYRRTVHYSIYVSYDSDLKTTLQGDIIDISLGGAGLRTGSPVFFGDLLRFDDVLGSKSGIVKWSVKENGDYRAGVQFI, encoded by the coding sequence ATGGTTAAAAAAATCCTGATAGTTGATGACCAGTCTGCAATTCTCTACGGGATGTCAAAGGCCCTTAATGTAAGCTGCGCTTTTAAAGGAGAGATAACAATCGCCGAAACCGGCAAGAAGGCAATCGATTCTATAAATTCAAATCAATATGACATCTGCTTTCTCGACCTGAACCTGCCGGACATAAGCGGGATGGAAATCATGGAGAGGATACGCATGACATCTCCCAAGACAAAGGTCGTGGTCATGACCGCGGAATATTTAGATGATGATGTGATGAAGAAAATCGCGGGCAACGCGTCTCTTTTTATTCCAAAACCGATTGAGCTCGACATAGTCAAGGCGTTTGTTAATCACGAACTGTCGGATGAAGATTTCCACCATGCTGAAGAAAATGACGGGACCGATTTTAATAATGAGAAAAGAAAATTTCCAAGGTCCCAGTATAGAAGGACCGTCCATTATTCCATTTATGTCTCTTACGATTCGGATTTGAAAACTACGCTACAGGGTGATATCATAGACATCAGTCTGGGAGGCGCCGGCTTAAGGACCGGCAGTCCCGTATTCTTCGGGGACCTTCTCAGGTTCGATGACGTATTGGGGAGCAAATCAGGCATTGTTAAATGGAGCGTTAAGGAAAATGGTGATTACAGGGCGGGGGTCCAATTCATTTAA
- a CDS encoding pentapeptide repeat-containing protein, giving the protein MKRKRGMFSIRIISFYSVLACLVFLMTGMSAAQAQDYSVTLSILNTANSTGEIAVVEGTDIEVEFSITDPNGTLSKNDLIRLVRADTGCKIYEKKRGNLLKGSVSLRTTSKDDDDDHDGAGSACSNIGGVKVEYLNNNVVIASAPAAAQMVVYADSSEMLLLQRIIDLEQTDPVPGPQGIQGPMGPAGPQGLAGADGAVGPQGPQGIQGTTGLQGPEGPQGLKGDQGLQGLKGDQGPQGIQGPMGPAGSQGVPGICAAAGQTCPAGYFVTGFNANGDIICTAAQIVTGSGGMCGDGLISGAEGCDDSNTISGDGCNSSCHVEAGWNCSGQPSLCNRISTCGDGIMNGAEGCDDHNTASGDGCSSTCAVEADWTCSGQPSICIHGGAGAGPYVCSGVGASCPNYVEPYADLYQCDLTGADLYVVDMSNACLRGAILVGANLYGAVFVRADLGQADLSSADLGYADFTNANLTGANLSGALLDHVIWWNTTCPDGTNSNNHNNTCTGHLL; this is encoded by the coding sequence ATGAAGCGAAAACGAGGGATGTTTTCAATCCGCATTATCAGCTTTTATTCTGTATTGGCTTGTCTGGTTTTTTTAATGACAGGCATGTCCGCTGCACAGGCCCAGGATTACTCAGTGACACTGTCAATCCTGAACACGGCAAACTCAACCGGTGAGATTGCTGTGGTAGAGGGAACTGATATCGAAGTGGAATTTTCCATTACCGACCCAAATGGAACACTTTCAAAAAACGACCTAATACGACTGGTAAGGGCTGATACCGGGTGCAAAATTTATGAAAAGAAGCGCGGCAATCTTCTAAAGGGTTCGGTCTCGCTTAGAACAACGTCCAAGGATGATGATGACGACCACGATGGGGCCGGGTCAGCATGTTCCAATATCGGAGGAGTTAAGGTTGAATATTTAAATAACAATGTTGTAATTGCATCTGCTCCTGCTGCGGCGCAGATGGTTGTATATGCTGATTCATCTGAAATGCTTCTGTTGCAGCGCATAATAGATCTGGAGCAGACTGACCCGGTACCCGGCCCGCAAGGTATTCAAGGGCCGATGGGTCCTGCCGGGCCGCAAGGTTTAGCAGGCGCGGACGGCGCAGTTGGGCCACAGGGACCGCAAGGTATTCAAGGGACTACGGGGCTTCAAGGACCGGAAGGCCCGCAAGGCCTTAAAGGTGATCAAGGTCTTCAGGGATTAAAAGGCGACCAGGGACCGCAAGGTATTCAGGGCCCGATGGGTCCTGCCGGTTCGCAGGGTGTGCCGGGGATTTGTGCGGCAGCCGGCCAGACTTGTCCGGCCGGTTATTTTGTCACGGGCTTTAACGCAAACGGGGACATAATTTGCACCGCAGCTCAGATCGTTACAGGCAGCGGCGGCATGTGCGGAGATGGCTTGATTTCCGGAGCAGAAGGTTGCGATGACAGCAATACGATCTCCGGAGACGGATGTAATTCCTCATGCCATGTAGAAGCAGGCTGGAACTGCTCAGGGCAGCCCAGTTTGTGTAACCGCATCAGCACCTGCGGAGACGGCATAATGAATGGCGCTGAAGGATGCGATGACCACAATACAGCGTCAGGCGATGGATGCAGTTCAACGTGCGCTGTAGAAGCAGATTGGACTTGCTCCGGTCAGCCCAGCATATGTATTCATGGCGGCGCAGGAGCAGGCCCTTACGTCTGTTCCGGTGTGGGCGCCTCATGTCCGAATTACGTAGAGCCGTATGCTGACCTTTATCAGTGTGACTTGACCGGCGCAGACTTATACGTCGTGGACATGAGCAACGCCTGTCTGCGCGGCGCTATTCTGGTTGGCGCAAACTTGTACGGTGCAGTGTTTGTCCGGGCCGACCTGGGTCAGGCTGACCTCAGCAGCGCCGACCTGGGCTATGCTGATTTTACCAACGCAAATCTTACGGGCGCTAACCTGTCAGGCGCTCTTTTAGATCATGTGATCTGGTGGAACACTACCTGCCCTGACGGCACCAACAGCAACAACCATAATAATACCTGCACGGGACATCTCTTGTAG
- a CDS encoding cytochrome C produces the protein MKFMKYKIYLLVLVTFTLTAASSVYPAENRFKLKPGAEGAVCLNCHKNFQEKLKDRFVHTPVKIGECSGCHNPHTSKQGKLLDTVSNKICYKCHKKVIPDNPRSAHKLAVEGNCVKCHDPHSSNNKAVLLKAGNALCFDCHKDISDKIKSVRFKHRPVDEDCLSCHSAHASAQFVSLLKSEIPALCITCHKTDNPAFTRQHMNYPVASSRCNSCHDSHGSNRAVIMFDEVHAPVAEKKCAQCHNEPGSQSPLATKKQGVEMCRDCHNDMVNETFSKNRVHWPLLDRDSCLHCHNAHAAKQKKLLTGPVIDVCGKCHADTVELQHLSKDNPKNTKLCKPVKEGDCVSCHSPHSSDYVLLTAKPSMSFDICNKCHDWKTHSTHPVGEKIIDPRNKNLSVDCISCHRACGTGNKPAMSQFETVTETCIQCHKELERR, from the coding sequence ATGAAATTTATGAAATATAAAATCTATCTTTTAGTGCTGGTAACATTTACTCTCACCGCTGCTTCATCTGTTTACCCGGCGGAAAACAGATTCAAGCTCAAACCGGGCGCAGAGGGAGCTGTTTGCCTGAACTGTCACAAGAACTTCCAGGAAAAGCTCAAAGACCGCTTTGTGCATACACCTGTAAAGATCGGAGAGTGCTCGGGATGCCATAACCCGCACACCTCCAAGCAGGGCAAACTGTTAGATACGGTCAGCAACAAGATCTGTTACAAATGCCATAAGAAGGTAATTCCGGACAACCCACGCAGCGCACACAAGCTGGCTGTTGAGGGCAACTGTGTAAAGTGCCATGACCCTCATTCTTCAAATAACAAGGCTGTGCTCCTTAAGGCGGGCAACGCGCTTTGTTTTGACTGTCACAAAGATATAAGCGACAAGATCAAGAGCGTCAGATTTAAGCACAGGCCAGTGGATGAGGACTGCCTCTCATGCCACAGCGCTCATGCCTCTGCTCAATTCGTTTCACTTCTGAAAAGCGAGATACCCGCACTCTGCATAACATGCCACAAGACCGACAACCCGGCCTTTACGCGCCAGCACATGAATTACCCGGTGGCAAGCTCACGGTGCAATTCCTGCCACGACTCACACGGCTCGAACAGGGCGGTAATAATGTTTGATGAAGTGCACGCGCCGGTAGCTGAGAAAAAATGCGCGCAATGCCATAATGAACCCGGCTCTCAATCCCCGCTTGCCACAAAGAAGCAGGGGGTCGAAATGTGCAGGGACTGTCACAACGATATGGTCAACGAGACATTCAGTAAGAACCGCGTGCACTGGCCCCTCCTCGACAGGGACTCGTGCCTGCACTGTCATAATGCTCATGCCGCCAAACAGAAAAAATTACTGACGGGCCCCGTCATTGATGTCTGCGGCAAGTGTCATGCGGACACTGTGGAGCTTCAGCATTTATCAAAGGACAATCCAAAGAACACGAAATTGTGCAAGCCTGTAAAAGAGGGGGATTGCGTAAGCTGTCATTCACCGCATTCTTCCGATTACGTTTTACTTACCGCAAAACCGTCCATGAGCTTTGACATATGCAATAAGTGCCACGACTGGAAGACCCATTCGACGCACCCGGTGGGAGAAAAGATTATTGACCCGAGGAACAAAAACCTGTCCGTGGATTGCATCAGCTGTCACAGGGCCTGCGGGACAGGAAACAAGCCCGCGATGTCACAATTTGAGACCGTTACAGAGACCTGCATCCAATGCCATAAGGAGCTTGAGAGGAGATAA
- a CDS encoding cytochrome C, which translates to MRKKHIYAVLSALLFLCVSIIYLSSCAPPAERRTTGRKECLDCHTKFADKYLTMKNIHTVVKTGKCEDCHLRHGLVPKTLLKKQGNELCYSCHSQEKIGMNKAKVHTALTHGKCTDCHNPHASQGSSLLSAEGSEVCYKCHKRENFEKKVVHKILKDQGCGSCHFSHSSDNSNLLVKEEKTLCLSCHEKDKPVFKKAHGGYPVETSSCAGCHNPHSSLQPALLRTSAHPVVVQGKCEECHNPPASQKPFEATRQGSSLCYKCHKASDLKEGGNIEHAPFKEGKCAPCHNTHSSENPALLAGEGDTLCFACHAEKAVKVSFPHKTGASGKGCLSCHAKHAAKYQKLLIGDERELCFSCHTKTRDELKAKVSHTAFTKEKCSTCHDPHGSNYKGIFRERMDKVCYTCHPDSEVKFIKTNTHKPVLDGFCSSCHASHGSDKNALLLTEPDDPKMCVTCHGELMKEVKDGSTHPVFKAGKCLTCHDPHGSNIAGMIVKNQGPLCFSCHEAGLRKDIKEIKSEHPTFSSGECSKCHNPHKAKLKGLLLSATPDLCLTCHKDLKERMNRKEECEKAKAAAATEGETAVVPKWCDEKIYVHSLSTLQTCQRCHKPHLSEEPALAVKPVQSLCGECHDYKADSFNKAHIGIDAVIMDCNKCHDSHTSKSPKFFMDDVHDPFKAGTCKDCHITEK; encoded by the coding sequence ATGCGGAAAAAACATATATACGCCGTCCTCTCGGCGCTTCTCTTTTTGTGCGTAAGCATTATTTATTTGTCCTCATGCGCCCCGCCCGCGGAACGCAGGACTACCGGCCGTAAAGAATGTCTGGACTGTCACACCAAATTTGCGGACAAGTACCTCACGATGAAAAATATCCACACCGTTGTCAAAACGGGAAAGTGTGAGGATTGCCACCTCAGGCATGGCTTAGTGCCAAAGACCCTTTTAAAGAAACAGGGCAACGAACTCTGTTATTCATGCCATTCTCAGGAGAAGATAGGTATGAACAAGGCAAAGGTCCACACGGCCCTTACTCACGGCAAGTGCACTGACTGCCATAATCCTCACGCGTCACAGGGCAGCAGCCTTTTGAGCGCTGAAGGCAGCGAGGTGTGCTATAAGTGTCATAAAAGAGAGAACTTCGAGAAAAAGGTTGTTCATAAGATACTGAAAGACCAGGGGTGCGGGAGCTGCCATTTTTCACACAGCTCTGATAATTCGAACCTCCTTGTCAAAGAGGAGAAGACACTCTGTCTTTCATGTCATGAAAAAGACAAGCCGGTATTTAAGAAGGCCCATGGAGGATATCCCGTAGAAACCTCCTCATGCGCAGGCTGTCATAATCCTCATTCATCTCTACAGCCCGCCCTCCTCAGGACAAGCGCGCATCCCGTTGTTGTTCAGGGTAAGTGCGAAGAATGCCACAACCCTCCCGCATCACAAAAGCCCTTTGAGGCAACCCGGCAAGGCAGCAGCCTCTGCTACAAATGCCATAAGGCTTCTGACCTTAAAGAGGGAGGCAATATTGAACACGCGCCGTTTAAGGAAGGAAAGTGCGCACCCTGTCACAATACACATTCGTCGGAGAACCCCGCGCTGCTTGCAGGGGAAGGTGACACCCTCTGTTTTGCATGTCATGCTGAAAAAGCCGTAAAGGTTTCATTCCCCCATAAAACCGGTGCAAGCGGGAAGGGATGCCTGTCGTGCCATGCAAAGCATGCCGCAAAGTACCAGAAACTCCTTATCGGGGACGAGAGGGAATTATGTTTTTCATGCCATACGAAAACCAGGGATGAGCTGAAAGCAAAAGTCAGCCATACGGCATTTACAAAAGAAAAGTGCAGCACGTGCCATGATCCACACGGGTCCAATTATAAGGGCATTTTCAGGGAGAGGATGGACAAGGTCTGCTACACATGTCATCCGGACAGTGAAGTGAAATTTATCAAGACCAATACCCATAAACCTGTGCTCGACGGCTTTTGTTCCTCGTGCCACGCTTCACACGGTTCGGACAAAAACGCCCTCCTATTAACAGAGCCGGACGATCCTAAGATGTGCGTCACATGCCACGGCGAATTGATGAAAGAGGTCAAGGACGGTTCGACCCACCCGGTATTTAAAGCCGGGAAATGCCTTACATGTCATGACCCTCATGGAAGCAATATTGCCGGGATGATCGTAAAAAACCAGGGGCCGCTCTGTTTTTCATGCCACGAAGCGGGCCTCAGGAAAGATATAAAGGAAATTAAAAGCGAACATCCGACCTTTTCCTCAGGGGAATGCTCAAAATGCCATAACCCTCACAAGGCAAAATTAAAAGGCCTCCTGCTGTCAGCCACTCCTGACTTATGCCTGACATGCCATAAGGACCTTAAAGAGCGGATGAACAGAAAAGAGGAGTGCGAGAAGGCCAAGGCCGCAGCCGCGACAGAGGGCGAAACCGCTGTTGTACCCAAGTGGTGTGACGAGAAGATCTATGTTCACTCCCTGTCAACCCTTCAGACCTGTCAGCGTTGCCACAAACCCCATCTGTCTGAGGAGCCCGCGCTGGCCGTTAAACCCGTTCAGTCTCTCTGCGGGGAATGCCATGATTATAAGGCGGATTCTTTTAACAAGGCCCACATCGGCATTGACGCCGTTATTATGGATTGCAACAAATGCCATGACTCGCATACATCAAAAAGCCCGAAGTTTTTCATGGACGACGTGCATGACCCTTTTAAGGCCGGAACGTGCAAGGATTGCCATATAACTGAAAAATGA
- a CDS encoding peptidyl-prolyl cis-trans isomerase produces the protein MNKSLSLLFVISMLFLSASSGFPADQKLPVIDGEEVMATVNNDPITVREFDKMLSSIHSGQSEAKEGTQVSRIDYKGILDRMITMRLIGQEATNIGLNELPDVKEMMEQNSRQTLTGLVKGLYIRGMTADDEEVDRLYKEAVREFKLKSILFDKADAAKKAEEEIKANGNFDEIVKRTIADNTAKGRGEGEYIKGQELVPKIMEEVSRMEIGSISPAIDLSYGFIIFKLEDVRVPENLAAKEEARKQALEYKRKKAFEELKDSLIKKYAKIDAKVLEGLDYETSVEEFEKLLKDTRVVAEIEGEAPITVAELTEALQNKYFHGVEKALKKKKLNDKKRLMLYDELLQKRLLLKEALRQGIDKSPVYKSMVKEYESSLLFDSFLKKVIVPDIKVGEAEERKYYEKNIDQYSSPEMMRISSMVFLKKEDAENSLDALKKGADFKWLSANTERQVDKDAKGLLEFEGTVIITKDLTGDVLKTLSGVKSGDVRLYTSPEKYYYVLYIQDVFPPKPEPFEETRQFISKEIFKDKVNKSIEDWAAKLREVYEVKVYTKEY, from the coding sequence ATGAATAAATCTCTTTCTCTATTATTTGTTATTTCAATGCTGTTCCTGTCCGCGTCTTCTGGATTTCCTGCCGATCAGAAACTGCCTGTAATTGACGGGGAAGAAGTAATGGCGACGGTCAATAATGATCCTATCACCGTCAGGGAATTCGATAAAATGCTTTCCTCCATTCATTCCGGGCAATCAGAAGCGAAGGAAGGAACACAGGTAAGCAGGATAGATTATAAAGGAATACTGGACCGGATGATCACCATGAGGCTCATAGGGCAGGAGGCAACAAATATCGGGCTTAACGAACTGCCGGATGTAAAAGAAATGATGGAGCAGAACTCCCGGCAGACTCTCACCGGGCTTGTGAAGGGACTGTATATCAGGGGGATGACCGCTGATGATGAAGAGGTCGACAGGCTCTATAAAGAGGCTGTCAGGGAATTTAAATTGAAATCCATCCTGTTTGATAAAGCAGACGCGGCAAAAAAGGCAGAGGAAGAGATAAAGGCAAATGGTAATTTCGATGAAATAGTGAAAAGGACCATAGCTGACAATACCGCAAAAGGAAGAGGGGAGGGAGAATATATAAAAGGCCAGGAGCTCGTGCCGAAGATAATGGAAGAGGTCTCCCGGATGGAGATCGGCTCTATAAGCCCCGCCATCGATCTTAGTTACGGGTTTATAATTTTTAAACTTGAAGATGTCCGCGTGCCTGAAAACCTCGCGGCCAAAGAGGAGGCCCGGAAGCAGGCCCTTGAGTACAAGAGGAAGAAGGCGTTTGAAGAGCTGAAAGACTCTTTGATAAAAAAATACGCGAAGATAGACGCGAAGGTCCTCGAAGGCCTTGATTATGAAACCTCTGTAGAGGAATTTGAAAAACTGCTTAAAGATACGCGCGTGGTCGCTGAAATAGAGGGAGAGGCCCCCATCACAGTTGCTGAACTGACGGAAGCCCTGCAGAATAAGTATTTCCACGGGGTAGAGAAGGCCCTTAAAAAGAAAAAACTGAATGACAAGAAAAGGCTGATGCTCTACGACGAGTTACTGCAGAAAAGGCTGCTGCTTAAGGAAGCGTTAAGACAGGGGATAGACAAATCTCCCGTTTACAAAAGCATGGTCAAGGAATACGAGAGCTCCCTGCTCTTTGATTCTTTTTTGAAGAAGGTCATTGTGCCTGACATCAAAGTGGGCGAAGCTGAAGAGAGAAAATATTATGAAAAAAATATCGACCAGTATTCTTCTCCTGAAATGATGAGGATCAGCAGCATGGTCTTCCTGAAAAAGGAAGACGCTGAGAACTCCCTGGACGCACTGAAGAAAGGGGCTGACTTTAAATGGCTCAGCGCCAACACAGAGAGGCAGGTGGACAAGGACGCCAAGGGGCTGCTGGAGTTTGAGGGCACTGTGATAATAACAAAGGACCTGACCGGGGACGTGCTTAAGACATTGTCCGGCGTCAAGTCCGGGGATGTAAGGCTTTACACCAGCCCGGAGAAGTACTATTATGTTTTGTATATACAGGATGTCTTTCCTCCAAAACCGGAGCCCTTTGAGGAAACGAGGCAATTTATATCGAAAGAGATTTTCAAGGACAAGGTGAATAAATCCATTGAGGACTGGGCAGCCAAACTCCGCGAGGTCTATGAAGTAAAGGTATACACTAAAGAATACTAA